The Candidatus Alcyoniella australis genome includes a region encoding these proteins:
- a CDS encoding glycosyltransferase family 39 protein: MATMPEPPRRLSQKRRERLMLLGIVAFAALLRAIFLAWMPNVFSQEGESYSRINLMLTWLGQGSSYPDTNFGPLHTWFVYAITLPFDNVVWPVRAVHAICGVLTVIPLFYMVRALYGTQTAAWSALYLGAFHVHLRASVTGLAEAPFVLCLFGGLCFAILALVQRRVPLRWIVLSALLLNLAGAFRFEAWLFLPPLCLMLLARSAPKAILFGALNLIFPLIHMGMCYRFASEPKTVLDALSFMRTSGTSFLQYMVHLPLSYRLWAWPQAFWIALTPPVAILALVGLVWSLARAVAAIRRRGRNLLLGVLPVLFLFNIAVFGMRAIKGTIDPAIYRYTLSMDLLLIPLAVYGVREGIAVLRAPRAWRGTLLAVVMLCCTGWTLAVALQQTRDNAYPDDVVAMVQWIHDNGGGQTIITDHDYHPYLMVQSGLPQGSFVNLIWTGELRNELDREFYERMWVESRPTLLILDHDCNPDIGGNCVVFDLPRQGSDAIEFEGRRFERAFAQGDYSIFRISYPDAGKDFEEDHGEQSADR, encoded by the coding sequence ATGGCCACAATGCCTGAGCCCCCGCGCCGACTGTCGCAAAAGCGGCGAGAGCGGCTGATGCTGCTGGGGATCGTCGCCTTTGCCGCGCTGTTGCGCGCGATCTTCCTGGCCTGGATGCCCAACGTTTTCAGCCAGGAGGGCGAGAGCTACAGCCGGATCAATCTGATGCTGACCTGGCTTGGTCAGGGCAGTTCCTATCCCGACACCAACTTCGGCCCGCTGCATACCTGGTTCGTCTACGCGATCACGCTGCCGTTTGATAACGTGGTTTGGCCGGTGCGCGCGGTCCACGCGATCTGCGGCGTGCTGACTGTGATCCCTCTTTTCTACATGGTGCGCGCGCTGTACGGCACGCAGACCGCGGCCTGGTCCGCGCTCTACCTTGGCGCGTTTCACGTGCACCTGCGCGCCTCGGTGACCGGGCTGGCCGAGGCGCCGTTCGTGCTGTGCCTGTTCGGCGGGCTGTGCTTTGCAATCTTGGCGTTGGTCCAGCGCCGTGTACCGCTGCGCTGGATCGTGCTCTCGGCCCTGCTGCTCAACTTGGCGGGAGCGTTTCGTTTCGAGGCCTGGCTCTTTTTGCCGCCGCTGTGTCTGATGCTGCTGGCGCGCAGTGCGCCTAAGGCGATCTTATTCGGCGCGCTGAATTTAATCTTTCCGCTGATCCACATGGGCATGTGCTATCGCTTCGCATCCGAGCCCAAGACCGTGCTCGACGCACTGAGCTTCATGCGCACCAGCGGCACCAGTTTTTTGCAGTACATGGTCCACCTGCCGCTGTCGTACCGGCTGTGGGCCTGGCCGCAGGCGTTCTGGATTGCGCTGACTCCGCCGGTTGCAATCCTGGCCCTGGTCGGCCTGGTCTGGAGCCTGGCGCGCGCTGTTGCCGCGATTCGACGTCGCGGTCGCAACCTGCTGCTGGGCGTACTGCCCGTGCTGTTCCTGTTCAACATCGCGGTATTCGGTATGCGCGCGATCAAGGGGACCATCGACCCGGCGATTTACCGCTACACCCTGTCGATGGACCTGCTGCTGATTCCGCTGGCCGTGTACGGCGTGCGCGAGGGGATCGCCGTGCTGCGCGCGCCCCGGGCCTGGCGCGGCACGTTGCTGGCAGTCGTAATGCTTTGCTGCACGGGCTGGACCCTGGCGGTCGCGTTGCAGCAGACGCGGGACAACGCCTACCCCGACGACGTGGTGGCGATGGTCCAATGGATCCACGACAACGGCGGCGGCCAGACGATCATCACCGACCACGACTACCACCCCTACCTGATGGTCCAGAGCGGACTGCCGCAAGGCAGCTTCGTCAACCTGATCTGGACCGGCGAGCTGCGCAACGAGCTCGACCGTGAATTCTACGAGCGGATGTGGGTCGAGTCGCGGCCCACGCTGCTGATCCTCGACCACGACTGCAACCCGGACATCGGCGGCAACTGCGTGGTGTTCGATTTACCCCGGCAGGGGTCCGACGCGATCGAATTCGAGGGTCGCCGTTTCGAGCGCGCGTTCGCCCAAGGCGACTACTCGATCTTCCGCATCAGCTATCCCGACGCGGGCAAAGACTTTGAAGAGGACCACGGTGAACAGTCGGCGGATCGCTGA
- a CDS encoding glycosyltransferase family 39 protein, whose product MTGKQRHIALILLLTAGAAVRLWFMLRVPMLDNDSAGLLLAANNLVQYRLLTPISPLPTLIVAGLIALLGVDVLWARLPELLASIGSLWLVYALTAKVGTRRAALYAVALLAPLPLAVFYGGIVKVYSLGSFLLLLALWLCFRAQRDRGLLYGALAGVAVVAAFLCKTFLAFAILPIGLVALGLLLRGRRNKGEGWSAGPLIAALAAFGVMMIPIVLWRMPADATGGSDLLLSVLNDYQVDWLTHYSWQAWSGRWIGLVNYHALSLALLVPAALAGLFLARSGSTAGRALLILMLLANLGVLLVNPVNHFPRTALPMAGVLALFGGIALDRAGRGPVCGLAVASLIAAALFFRQRVVGTPLIVDFVGLTQAGSIVKALGLFVLLTLLVAIPCGLLLRRTPKGLATIAAIVALVANAAWCVPFTFDSAQRQLLEFGPRLHAAQHSYDSRSIGGTDLALLQSPTSIPTLVDLPQERLADLAAGDVRAALDPLQLRTLVLTDPLDRHERTVFELFAADRGFEAIELNAHLRRTSRDLDRVYDNGIAAAFVLRNGEFDPPRTADAMRPPLAWGAKWPWIKIIGYEQYLHDADPSGPTLRACAPSATGGTLRLVFWQDCLYPFEERLTVHSPGARDVQLAAGQCIELDPPAGLSSHCRVGAIAEFSGSPRPLEVFVNPVQGPGGELP is encoded by the coding sequence ATGACCGGAAAACAAAGGCATATCGCGCTGATCCTACTACTGACGGCCGGGGCGGCCGTGCGCCTGTGGTTTATGCTGCGCGTGCCGATGCTCGACAACGACAGCGCCGGGCTGCTGCTGGCCGCGAACAACCTGGTCCAATATCGGTTGCTCACGCCGATCAGCCCGCTGCCCACGCTGATCGTGGCCGGGCTGATCGCGCTGCTGGGCGTGGACGTACTCTGGGCGCGACTGCCCGAGCTGCTGGCGTCCATCGGCTCGCTGTGGCTGGTCTACGCGCTGACCGCAAAGGTCGGCACGCGGCGCGCTGCGCTGTACGCCGTGGCCCTGCTCGCGCCGTTGCCGCTGGCCGTGTTCTACGGCGGGATCGTCAAGGTCTACTCCCTGGGATCATTTCTGTTGCTGCTGGCGCTGTGGTTGTGCTTCCGCGCCCAGCGCGACCGCGGCCTGCTCTACGGAGCGCTGGCCGGGGTCGCTGTCGTGGCCGCGTTTCTGTGCAAGACGTTTCTGGCGTTTGCGATTTTGCCCATCGGCCTGGTGGCGCTGGGGCTGCTACTGCGCGGACGCCGCAACAAGGGCGAGGGCTGGAGCGCCGGTCCGCTGATCGCCGCGTTGGCAGCGTTCGGCGTGATGATGATTCCCATTGTGCTCTGGCGCATGCCCGCCGACGCTACGGGCGGAAGCGACCTGCTGCTCTCGGTGCTCAACGACTACCAGGTCGATTGGCTGACGCACTACTCGTGGCAGGCCTGGAGCGGACGTTGGATCGGGCTGGTCAACTACCACGCGCTGAGCTTGGCACTGCTGGTGCCCGCGGCGCTGGCCGGACTGTTCCTGGCGCGCTCGGGCTCGACCGCCGGGCGGGCGCTGTTGATTCTGATGCTGCTGGCGAACCTCGGTGTGCTGCTGGTCAACCCGGTTAACCACTTCCCGCGCACGGCCCTGCCCATGGCCGGCGTGCTGGCGCTGTTCGGCGGCATTGCCCTTGATCGTGCAGGTCGTGGTCCGGTCTGCGGATTGGCCGTCGCCTCGTTGATCGCGGCGGCGCTGTTCTTTCGCCAGCGCGTGGTGGGAACGCCGCTGATTGTGGACTTCGTCGGCCTGACCCAAGCCGGATCGATCGTCAAGGCGCTGGGGTTGTTCGTGCTGCTGACGCTGTTGGTCGCGATCCCTTGCGGCCTGCTGCTGCGGCGTACGCCCAAGGGTTTAGCTACCATTGCGGCGATCGTCGCGCTGGTTGCCAACGCCGCATGGTGCGTGCCGTTCACCTTTGATTCGGCGCAACGCCAGTTGCTCGAGTTCGGCCCGCGGCTGCACGCGGCGCAGCATAGTTATGACTCGCGCTCCATCGGCGGCACCGACCTGGCGTTGCTTCAGTCTCCGACATCAATCCCCACGCTGGTCGACCTGCCGCAAGAACGTCTGGCCGACCTGGCTGCAGGCGACGTGCGCGCGGCGCTCGATCCGTTGCAGCTACGGACCTTAGTGTTGACCGATCCTCTTGATCGCCACGAGCGCACGGTGTTCGAGCTGTTCGCCGCGGATCGCGGGTTCGAGGCGATCGAGCTTAACGCGCACCTGCGGCGAACTTCGCGCGATCTGGACCGCGTGTACGATAACGGCATAGCCGCCGCGTTCGTGCTGCGCAACGGCGAGTTCGATCCGCCGCGCACCGCAGACGCCATGCGTCCGCCCTTGGCCTGGGGTGCGAAATGGCCCTGGATTAAAATCATCGGCTACGAGCAGTATCTGCATGACGCGGACCCGAGCGGACCGACCCTGCGGGCTTGCGCGCCCAGCGCTACTGGCGGCACGTTGCGCCTGGTTTTTTGGCAGGACTGCCTCTACCCGTTTGAGGAGCGTCTTACCGTGCACAGCCCCGGCGCACGCGATGTACAGCTAGCGGCCGGGCAGTGTATCGAGCTCGATCCGCCCGCCGGCTTGAGTTCACACTGCCGCGTGGGAGCGATCGCCGAGTTCAGCGGCTCGCCGCGTCCGCTCGAGGTGTTCGTCAATCCGGTCCAAGGGCCGGGAGGCGAGCTTCCTTGA
- a CDS encoding HEAT repeat domain-containing protein translates to MLPGCGPQTIDQPLAPIEQPHPDLTDVSVEQIIEVLSDSSDELDFERRAAALLAGLQRDPRLLTLVESRTVSAVDPRVRELCAAALGNYGEYSSIEALRHAVADVDPGVRAAALRSLGLINDPETAPLIASGLDDPEPQVRAAALEALARFGPQIHVPALAGRQADLDFLRDRPNAACLERGRSIYVDATTGKDSNLGTKAAPLRTLAAATALLEPQQGMTIYATAGEKQTPFNESVLIGPTGRGDRGCPTRLSAWPGKPAPLIQAAQFYPLPQLHRVESDRGARYELPLAKRPLRILAQGLDAQSEIRLTDESSEDESAAWYTGSSLMIRGEVGDGVWVSTIEDGIRVDRAPYVEVSGFTVRMAADSGIDFDRSPNGVCRECTVKQAGRHGIFFYYAPMGTVIDSQVSDCGFQGISVRSSPDTLISNSRSSGNGVDGVLFLYDSDRGTLYGSTIVDNRIRGVGADQGSNGIRVIDCVLAPNIGPELRSDDSSSIQVIP, encoded by the coding sequence GTGCTTCCCGGTTGCGGCCCGCAGACCATTGATCAGCCCCTGGCGCCGATCGAGCAACCGCACCCCGATCTGACCGACGTTTCCGTGGAACAGATTATCGAGGTGCTCAGCGATTCCTCGGACGAGCTGGACTTCGAACGCCGGGCGGCCGCGCTGTTGGCCGGTCTGCAACGCGATCCGCGGCTACTGACGCTTGTGGAGAGCCGCACGGTCTCGGCTGTCGACCCGCGGGTGCGCGAGCTGTGCGCCGCGGCTCTGGGCAACTACGGCGAGTACAGCTCGATCGAGGCGCTGAGGCACGCGGTGGCCGACGTTGACCCGGGGGTGCGCGCCGCTGCATTGCGTTCCCTGGGATTGATCAACGATCCGGAGACCGCGCCGCTGATCGCCTCGGGCCTGGACGATCCCGAACCGCAAGTACGGGCGGCGGCCCTCGAGGCCCTGGCCCGCTTCGGCCCGCAGATCCACGTACCGGCCCTGGCCGGACGCCAAGCAGATCTTGATTTTCTCAGAGACCGGCCCAACGCGGCTTGCCTCGAGCGCGGCCGTTCGATCTACGTCGACGCCACAACGGGCAAGGACTCCAACCTGGGAACCAAGGCCGCGCCCCTGCGCACCCTGGCCGCGGCAACCGCGCTGCTCGAGCCGCAACAGGGGATGACGATCTATGCCACTGCGGGCGAAAAGCAGACACCATTTAATGAAAGCGTGCTGATCGGTCCAACAGGCCGCGGCGACCGGGGCTGCCCCACGCGGCTGAGCGCCTGGCCGGGTAAGCCCGCGCCGCTGATCCAAGCCGCGCAATTTTATCCGCTGCCCCAGTTGCATCGCGTCGAGTCCGATCGAGGTGCGCGCTACGAGCTGCCGCTGGCAAAGCGTCCGTTGCGGATACTGGCCCAGGGGCTGGACGCGCAAAGCGAGATCCGGCTGACCGACGAGTCCTCCGAGGATGAGAGCGCCGCCTGGTACACGGGCAGCTCGCTGATGATTCGCGGCGAGGTCGGCGACGGCGTGTGGGTCAGCACGATCGAGGACGGCATCCGCGTGGACCGCGCACCGTACGTCGAGGTCAGCGGCTTCACCGTGCGCATGGCCGCGGACAGCGGGATCGACTTCGACCGCTCGCCCAACGGGGTATGCCGCGAGTGCACCGTGAAGCAGGCCGGACGCCACGGCATCTTTTTCTACTATGCGCCAATGGGCACGGTGATCGATTCGCAGGTCAGCGACTGCGGATTTCAGGGGATCAGCGTGCGCTCGAGTCCGGACACGCTGATCAGCAACAGCCGCTCGTCGGGCAACGGAGTGGACGGTGTGCTGTTCCTCTACGATTCGGACCGCGGCACGCTCTACGGCAGCACGATCGTCGACAATCGCATCCGGGGCGTGGGGGCCGACCAGGGGAGCAACGGGATCAGGGTGATCGATTGCGTGCTGGCCCCGAACATCGGCCCCGAGCTGCGTAGCGACGACAGCTCATCGATCCAGGTCATCCCGTGA
- a CDS encoding radical SAM protein: protein MFRLSLIQPPLSAAQRYGGLAAAGNSLPNLGMLQLAAVAREHGALVQLIDMQAQGCDAQQVAQSVARFAPQLAGFTAVTISVAAAAAAATAIKRLLPDTLLMLGGPHVSAVPETTLERFVDFDIGVIGEGERTLIELIDALSAGTPLEPIAGLLLRRDHGLQRSAPRGLINDLDQLPLPAWDLLPQMATRYRPSPQSTAGLPSAILFTSRGCPYHCTFCDRTVFGNRVRSLSAERVVEMIEHLAQSYGIVDFAIHDEIFVLDQPRLRRICELIIERGLRVSWNAQGRADRLLDAQTLALMRQAGCWQMQIGIESGDPTILKLINKGITIDDVRVMLRAVRAAGMHTKAFLMLGLPGETQATLQRTIELAIELPLDDITVTLFTPFPGSQATMDLESYGELVGDWRTMSEYEVSFVPSGLSAGQLERARAQLLRRFYLRPRVIVDYARRMLKPGMAAPLAHGALAFASTILRETR, encoded by the coding sequence ATGTTTCGCCTGAGCCTGATCCAACCGCCGCTGTCGGCCGCCCAACGCTACGGCGGCCTGGCCGCTGCGGGCAACAGCCTGCCCAACCTGGGCATGCTGCAACTGGCGGCCGTTGCGCGCGAGCACGGGGCGCTGGTCCAGCTGATCGACATGCAGGCCCAGGGCTGCGACGCGCAGCAGGTCGCGCAAAGCGTAGCGCGGTTCGCCCCGCAGCTGGCGGGCTTCACCGCGGTGACGATCTCGGTGGCCGCCGCGGCCGCCGCGGCCACAGCAATCAAGCGCCTGCTGCCCGATACGTTGCTGATGCTCGGCGGGCCGCACGTCTCGGCTGTGCCCGAGACCACGCTGGAGCGCTTCGTCGACTTCGACATCGGCGTGATCGGCGAGGGCGAGCGCACGCTGATCGAGCTGATCGACGCGCTGAGCGCGGGCACGCCGCTGGAGCCGATCGCCGGGCTGCTGTTGCGCCGCGACCACGGACTGCAACGCAGCGCACCGCGCGGGCTGATCAACGACCTCGACCAGCTTCCGCTACCCGCCTGGGATTTGCTGCCGCAGATGGCCACGCGCTACCGCCCCTCGCCGCAGTCGACCGCGGGCCTGCCCTCGGCGATCCTCTTCACCTCGCGCGGCTGCCCCTATCACTGCACGTTCTGCGACCGCACGGTATTCGGCAACCGCGTGCGCAGCCTCAGCGCCGAGCGCGTGGTCGAGATGATCGAACACCTGGCGCAGAGCTACGGCATTGTGGACTTCGCGATCCACGACGAGATCTTCGTGCTCGACCAACCGCGCCTGCGGCGGATCTGCGAGCTGATCATCGAGCGCGGGCTGCGCGTAAGCTGGAACGCCCAGGGCCGAGCGGACCGGCTGCTGGACGCGCAGACATTGGCACTGATGCGTCAGGCCGGATGTTGGCAGATGCAGATCGGCATCGAGTCCGGCGACCCGACGATCCTCAAGCTGATCAACAAAGGGATCACCATCGACGACGTGCGCGTCATGCTGCGAGCTGTGCGCGCGGCCGGAATGCACACCAAAGCGTTCCTGATGCTCGGACTGCCCGGCGAAACCCAGGCCACGTTGCAACGCACCATTGAGCTGGCGATCGAGTTGCCCCTGGATGACATTACGGTCACACTTTTTACCCCCTTCCCCGGATCGCAGGCCACAATGGACCTCGAGAGTTACGGGGAGCTGGTCGGCGACTGGAGAACGATGTCCGAATACGAGGTGAGCTTCGTGCCCAGCGGCCTAAGCGCCGGGCAGCTCGAGCGCGCGCGGGCGCAGTTGCTGCGGCGCTTCTACCTGCGACCGCGGGTAATCGTTGACTACGCCCGACGAATGCTGAAACCAGGGATGGCCGCACCGCTGGCCCACGGCGCGCTGGCCTTCGCCTCCACCATACTGCGGGAAACGCGTTGA
- a CDS encoding carbamoyltransferase C-terminal domain-containing protein has translation MKILGFNAYIHDTAAALIEDGELVAFAEQERFDRIKHSTGLPVDAIRYCLDEAGIDVDGLDAVAFYWDPWAGLGRRALQTLRNLPRSTRLLGLHSRNWRSVFNVRRAFRDAVGYRGPFHHVNHYLSHAAANHYSSGLERSATLVVDGNGEIASSLLAVVDGKGVRPLSWTLYPHSLGLVWCTVTQYLGYLQNQHEGKVMGLSSYGRGELVDKFRKVVWAQNDGRIRCDLSYFDYYEDRVDWFSPRFVKQFGPPRKPDGPIEQHHIEIACALQQVTEEILLELVEQLVRRSGLRDVTFGGGVALNCVANGKIAASGLVDSLHVQPAASDAGAAYGAALYTHIANGGMPPSPVTHAYYGPQFDEDRILAAFRARGIEPQRVDSARVAAEDLAAGRIVGWFQGRMEIGPRALGNRSILTDPRPDWMKDRLNNRVKHREMFRPFAPSVPLERAEEFFDTGGRPSPFMLLAVPVREQWRDKLPAITHVDGTARLQTVERADNPLYHELLTRFGDLSGVPVLLNTSFNVAGEPIVCTPDDAVACYLGTEIDVLIAGPFRASKPEV, from the coding sequence TTGAAGATCCTGGGGTTCAACGCCTACATCCACGACACCGCCGCGGCGCTGATCGAGGACGGCGAGCTTGTCGCCTTTGCCGAGCAGGAGCGCTTCGACCGCATTAAGCATTCCACCGGCCTGCCGGTCGATGCGATCCGCTACTGCCTGGACGAGGCGGGGATCGACGTTGACGGGCTCGACGCCGTGGCCTTCTACTGGGATCCTTGGGCCGGGCTGGGCCGACGCGCGTTACAGACCCTGCGCAACCTGCCGCGCTCGACCCGTCTGTTGGGCCTGCACAGTCGCAACTGGCGCTCGGTGTTCAACGTACGTCGCGCGTTCAGGGATGCCGTGGGCTACCGTGGCCCGTTCCACCACGTTAACCACTACCTGAGCCACGCGGCGGCCAACCACTACAGCTCGGGGCTGGAGCGCAGCGCCACGCTGGTGGTCGACGGCAACGGCGAGATCGCCTCGTCGTTACTGGCAGTGGTCGACGGCAAAGGCGTGCGGCCGCTGAGCTGGACGCTTTACCCGCACTCGCTGGGCCTGGTCTGGTGCACTGTCACCCAGTACCTGGGCTATCTGCAGAACCAGCACGAGGGCAAGGTGATGGGCCTCTCCAGCTATGGCCGCGGCGAGCTGGTCGATAAATTTCGCAAGGTGGTCTGGGCCCAGAACGACGGCCGGATCCGCTGCGACCTCTCGTACTTCGATTACTACGAGGATCGCGTCGACTGGTTCTCGCCGCGCTTCGTCAAGCAGTTCGGCCCGCCGCGCAAACCCGACGGACCGATCGAGCAGCACCACATCGAGATCGCCTGCGCCCTACAACAGGTTACCGAGGAGATCCTGCTTGAGCTGGTCGAGCAGCTCGTGCGGCGCAGCGGACTGCGCGACGTGACCTTTGGCGGCGGCGTGGCGCTCAACTGCGTGGCCAACGGCAAAATCGCGGCCTCGGGACTGGTCGACTCGCTGCACGTGCAGCCCGCGGCGTCCGACGCCGGAGCGGCCTACGGCGCGGCGCTGTACACGCACATCGCCAACGGCGGCATGCCCCCTTCGCCGGTCACCCACGCCTACTACGGCCCGCAGTTCGATGAGGATCGAATATTGGCGGCGTTTCGCGCCCGCGGCATCGAGCCGCAGCGCGTCGACTCGGCCCGCGTCGCTGCCGAGGATCTGGCTGCAGGCCGCATCGTCGGCTGGTTCCAAGGTCGGATGGAGATCGGGCCGCGCGCCCTGGGCAACCGCAGCATCCTCACCGATCCGCGGCCGGACTGGATGAAGGACCGGCTGAACAACAGGGTCAAACACCGCGAGATGTTCCGGCCCTTCGCGCCCTCCGTGCCGTTGGAGCGCGCCGAAGAGTTCTTCGACACCGGCGGCCGACCCTCGCCGTTCATGCTGCTCGCCGTTCCGGTGCGCGAGCAGTGGCGCGACAAGCTGCCCGCGATCACTCATGTTGACGGCACCGCGCGGCTGCAAACCGTGGAGCGCGCGGACAACCCGCTGTACCATGAGCTGCTCACGCGCTTCGGCGATCTAAGCGGCGTACCAGTGCTGCTCAACACCAGCTTCAACGTAGCGGGCGAGCCCATCGTCTGTACGCCCGACGACGCCGTGGCCTGCTATTTGGGCACGGAGATCGACGTGCTGATCGCCGGACCGTTCCGCGCGTCCAAACCCGAGGTCTGA
- a CDS encoding SGNH/GDSL hydrolase family protein: MARRRPRRLIFALIPLLLLILGGELALRAIEFEYKPFYPRPHTRWSGGDGFSADWWGRLRESDLYVADPELFWSLRPGANEPGTTPESALPLTNSLGLRGPEIQTPKPAERKRVISLGDSCTFGDGVRTDQTYAALLRDELLLLQPDLDVDAVNAGVPGYTSFQALRQLRDRLPALEPDLVTLYLGLNDHITPKGCISDETRSELIGRATQVRGGLQSSRFYQLATYLVLKLRRGDECHDPERGHQVFRVSTPEFQRNVTAIRDLGRERGFKVLLFTIPHSFDYEPSLNPYIRALAREQQIELLDLFRILKARQEAGQSLYNADGGHPNAAGHQAIAQALAQRIVEQGMLGAEPAQSE; the protein is encoded by the coding sequence GTGGCGCGGCGCAGGCCACGACGGCTAATCTTCGCGCTGATCCCGCTGCTGTTGCTGATTCTCGGCGGCGAGCTGGCGTTGCGCGCCATCGAGTTCGAGTACAAACCGTTCTACCCCCGACCGCACACGCGCTGGTCCGGCGGCGACGGTTTTTCCGCCGACTGGTGGGGACGGCTGCGCGAGAGCGATCTGTACGTGGCCGATCCCGAGCTGTTCTGGTCGCTGCGGCCCGGAGCGAACGAGCCGGGAACCACGCCGGAGAGCGCATTGCCGCTGACCAACTCGTTGGGACTGCGCGGCCCGGAGATCCAGACGCCCAAGCCCGCGGAGCGCAAACGCGTGATCAGCCTGGGCGACTCGTGCACCTTCGGCGACGGTGTGCGCACCGATCAGACTTACGCCGCGTTGCTGCGCGACGAGCTGCTGCTTCTGCAACCGGACCTGGATGTGGACGCGGTCAACGCCGGGGTGCCGGGATACACCTCGTTCCAGGCCCTGCGCCAGTTGCGCGACCGGCTGCCCGCGCTCGAGCCCGACCTGGTCACGCTCTACTTGGGGCTCAACGATCACATTACGCCCAAGGGCTGCATCTCCGACGAGACCCGCTCCGAGCTGATTGGGCGCGCAACCCAGGTGCGCGGCGGCCTGCAATCCAGCCGCTTCTACCAGCTTGCGACCTATCTTGTGCTCAAGCTGCGCCGCGGCGACGAATGCCATGATCCCGAGCGCGGGCACCAGGTGTTCCGCGTGTCCACGCCCGAGTTCCAGCGCAACGTGACCGCGATCCGCGATTTGGGACGCGAGCGCGGCTTCAAAGTGCTGCTGTTCACCATCCCGCACTCGTTCGACTACGAGCCCTCGCTCAACCCCTACATCCGCGCACTGGCCCGCGAACAACAGATCGAGCTGCTCGACCTGTTCCGCATTCTCAAGGCTCGCCAGGAAGCGGGTCAGAGCCTGTATAACGCGGACGGCGGACACCCCAACGCAGCGGGCCACCAGGCCATTGCTCAGGCATTGGCCCAACGCATCGTCGAACAGGGAATGCTCGGCGCGGAGCCCGCTCAGTCCGAGTAA
- the lepB gene encoding signal peptidase I, which translates to MTIWQSRGIKKAAQHARDEIRRARRVIEKYPRLLKDSQLKQLKAQIEKVELAAQGADIAAIKNSTARLHESGERLLPFYSRSVFLEWVRTLVYALLIALCIRVVILEAFRIPSSSLVPTLLVGDQLIVAKLPYGVVVPWTDIKIAPIIRPKRGDIVVFRSHDPMTPDQNFIKRIVGVPGDRKIQLRDNELYIDGRHCPISDSQGGDQVDSRIPPTARLYDEDLLGKRHEVIYERMRTPRDYVLQPQYLENCGENNKLAESYRYLILDGQVSPLSHDKCELTAGYYFPVHHRVHGELQRALLLSEDGAIPPDYFFMMGDNRDNSRDSRAWGLVPFNQIKGKALFIYWSWGSGLSGARQLLRIGDIIH; encoded by the coding sequence ATGACGATCTGGCAATCCCGGGGGATCAAGAAGGCCGCGCAGCACGCCCGCGACGAGATCCGCCGCGCGCGGCGCGTGATCGAGAAGTACCCCCGGCTGCTCAAAGATTCCCAGCTCAAGCAGCTTAAGGCGCAGATCGAAAAGGTCGAGCTGGCGGCCCAGGGCGCGGACATCGCCGCAATTAAGAATTCCACCGCGCGACTGCATGAGTCGGGCGAGCGGCTGCTGCCGTTCTATTCGCGCTCCGTGTTCCTCGAGTGGGTGCGCACTTTGGTCTACGCGCTGCTGATCGCGCTGTGCATCCGCGTGGTGATCCTCGAGGCGTTCCGCATCCCATCCTCGTCGCTGGTGCCCACGCTGCTGGTCGGCGACCAACTGATCGTGGCCAAGCTGCCCTACGGCGTGGTCGTCCCCTGGACCGACATTAAAATCGCGCCGATCATCCGGCCCAAGCGCGGCGACATCGTGGTCTTCCGCAGTCACGATCCGATGACCCCGGACCAGAACTTCATCAAACGCATCGTCGGCGTGCCGGGCGACCGCAAGATTCAGCTGCGCGACAACGAACTGTACATCGACGGCCGCCACTGCCCCATAAGCGATTCCCAGGGCGGAGACCAAGTCGATTCGCGCATCCCGCCCACGGCCCGGCTCTACGACGAGGACCTGCTGGGCAAACGGCACGAGGTGATCTACGAGCGGATGCGTACGCCGCGCGATTACGTGTTGCAGCCCCAGTACCTCGAGAACTGCGGCGAGAACAACAAGCTGGCCGAGAGTTACCGCTACCTGATCCTCGATGGTCAAGTCTCGCCGTTGAGCCACGACAAGTGCGAGCTGACCGCGGGCTACTACTTCCCGGTGCACCACCGCGTGCACGGCGAGCTGCAACGCGCGCTGCTGCTCTCCGAAGACGGCGCGATTCCGCCCGACTACTTCTTCATGATGGGCGACAACCGCGACAACAGCCGCGACAGCCGCGCCTGGGGCCTGGTGCCGTTCAATCAGATCAAGGGCAAGGCGCTGTTCATCTATTGGTCTTGGGGCAGCGGACTGTCCGGCGCCCGGCAACTGCTGCGGATCGGTGATATCATCCACTGA